The sequence below is a genomic window from Brevibacillus agri.
CGGGGAGAGCGGCACCGGAAAGGAAGTGCTCGCCCAGTCGATCCACCAGGCCAGCTCGCGTAGCGACGGGCCGTTTGTCGCGATCAACTGCGCAGCGATACCGGAGGCGTTGCTGGAAAGCGAGCTGTTTGGCTACGAGGAAGGGGCGTTTACGGGGGCGAAAAAAGGCGGCAAGGCAGGGCGGTTCGAGCTGGCCTTGAACGGCACGCTGTTTCTCGATGAGATTGGCGACATGCCGCCGTTTTTGCAAGCCAAATTGCTCCGCGTCCTGCAGGAGCGGCGCATCGAGCGGGTGGGCGGCTCGGAAAGCATCCCGGTCGATGTCCGGCTGATTGCCGCGACGCACAAGGACCTCGACGCGATGATCGTCAGCGGCCAGTTTCGCGAAGATTTGTACTATCGGCTGCACGTCATTCCGCTGTACGTCCCGCCATTGCGCGAGCGCAAAGAAGACTTGTACGACCTGATCCACTACTATTTGAAGCTGTTCGCGGACAAGCTCGGCAAAGAGCCGAAGCTCTTTTCGGCGCAGGCGCTGAAATGCCTGATCGACTACCATTGGCCCGGCAATATACGCGAGCTGGAAAACACGCTGGAGTACATCGTGAATCTGGAGATTGGCGACCTCGTGACGATCAGCAGCCTGCCTGCGATCATTCGCGGAAGCCGGACGAGCGAGGAAGGGCTGGCTACACAGTCGCAGAGCCAGGCAACGCCATCTGCACCGCTTGCTTCTGCCACTCCGGCGCCACAGGCGGCAGAGCTTTCCCTGGAAAAAACCGAGGAACAGCTCATTTTGCAGGCGGTGCAGCGTTTCGGAAAAAGCACCGAGGGCAAGCGCAAGGCCGCCGAGTTTTTGGGCATCAGCGTCGCTACGCTGTACAGACGCTTGCAAAAGCTAAGCCGCAAGTGACGGCCTCACGCAGACGAAAACAGAGGAAAAACGCAATGAGAAGGAGGCCAAAGCCCCAACTTATATCCCGGACAAGCTGGAAACGGGGACGCAAAACCATGAAGGCATTGCAGGAATCGCGCCCGCCATCGACTTTATCGCCTCGCTCGGGACAGGGAGCAATCGCCGCGAGCGGCTCGTTTCCGCTTTTGCCAACCTGGAGCAGTACGAAAACCGTCTGGCTGAGCTGATGCGCAACGAGCTGCGACAAATCGCAGGCGTAACGCTCTATCAGGCAGCCGCTGGCGTGGCGAAAACGCCGACTGTCGCCTTTCGTCTGGACAAGCTCGCGCCGGAAGAAGCATGCCTGCAAATGGCCGAGCAGCACAGCGTCTTTATCGCGAGCGGCGATTTTTACGCCTCCCGCCTGGCGGAGTTGGCCGGAATTGCGCACAGCGGCGGCTGGATTCGCGCCGGAATCGCTCCGTACAACACAGAAGAGGAAATTTGGCGCCTGATAAAAGGCGTGCAGCAGCTCATGCGGTAAGACTGAGACGGCATTTCCCGCCCGCATGCATAAAAAACCCGGACTCTCGCAAACTATAAACAATCATCAGAAGAGGAAGCGGGGAAGGGAAATGCTCCACTATCCAGGCATTTACTATGCGATTTTTGGCCTGATTTTTTTGGTAGGGCTGTTTTTGACCATCCGCTACGCCAAACGCCAGGAGACGAAGGAAGTGGACAACAACATCAGTCAGACGACCGTCAAGCACAAAGTTCTCGGGAATGTGGGGATGCTGTTTTACTTGGGGGCGTTTGCGGTGCTGCTCGCGATATTGCTGATCTCCGTACTCGTATATTAGCGTTGGGGAGGCGAGAGTAACACAATGGACAAAAAAAGGTATTACGTATCTGTTCAGGCAGGGACGATCATGGAAAATCAGGGCGACTCCGGGTACGAGTTCGAGATTGAAGCGACGGATCGCCAGGTTCACGCGCTGAAAAGCTTGTTTGAGGAAAGGACCGAGTATGAGTTTGGCACCTTTTTGCGCGGGCATGTCGTCGCGATTCCTTATCATTTTGACGAGGAAAACGATCAATACGACAACTGCCTGAAGCAAATATACAGCGCCATTTACGAATGCGGAACAGAGGAGACGAAGCAGCATATCCAATCCATGGGCGTACTGAATATGTGAGCGGGCCGGACATCCGGCCGAATCCGGCCGTCTAAAGCGAGGCTCACCCCCTGTCCGGATCGTAGCCGTACCCCGGGTATTTGACGACGGGCCATTTTTGCTTGCGCAAGGCGTCCAGCAACTCCGGGCCTACGTTCAGATTGGAAGCGACCAACTCGTGCGGCGTGAGCGCCATCCACTGGTTGAGCGAGACGTCGACGAAGCGGTCGCTTTTGAACATTTCCAAAAACCAGACTGTCTCGTTTCCCGTATTTTGAATGTAATGCCCTGTCGCAAAGGGCACATAGCCGACATCGCCCGCCCGGTAGTCAAACGTGC
It includes:
- a CDS encoding sigma-54 interaction domain-containing protein codes for the protein MTEQESKERKLLLQEVEGLLSLITVPILVVDATGHVIHANQAAEHVWQRSLAVLLTKSLQAFVATSKLLGFVKKGKPLRDFPVEIVDGSGKRLPCLCRLHPLYIDQKPEGAILQFTRQQMETEQEKNRKYVTRYTFADIRGNSEAIIALKDSARKIAKSDSTVLIRGESGTGKEVLAQSIHQASSRSDGPFVAINCAAIPEALLESELFGYEEGAFTGAKKGGKAGRFELALNGTLFLDEIGDMPPFLQAKLLRVLQERRIERVGGSESIPVDVRLIAATHKDLDAMIVSGQFREDLYYRLHVIPLYVPPLRERKEDLYDLIHYYLKLFADKLGKEPKLFSAQALKCLIDYHWPGNIRELENTLEYIVNLEIGDLVTISSLPAIIRGSRTSEEGLATQSQSQATPSAPLASATPAPQAAELSLEKTEEQLILQAVQRFGKSTEGKRKAAEFLGISVATLYRRLQKLSRK
- a CDS encoding aminotransferase class V-fold PLP-dependent enzyme, giving the protein MAPAIDFIASLGTGSNRRERLVSAFANLEQYENRLAELMRNELRQIAGVTLYQAAAGVAKTPTVAFRLDKLAPEEACLQMAEQHSVFIASGDFYASRLAELAGIAHSGGWIRAGIAPYNTEEEIWRLIKGVQQLMR